The following coding sequences lie in one Musa acuminata AAA Group cultivar baxijiao chromosome BXJ1-8, Cavendish_Baxijiao_AAA, whole genome shotgun sequence genomic window:
- the LOC103995690 gene encoding 1-phosphatidylinositol-3-phosphate 5-kinase FAB1A-like isoform X3, producing the protein MNGLSPYATPPLSPMSSYASCSSSFGDIWTGLNLQGREDGCGVIDTGEKHRGKSIEACFTRTSADGSGHHILTGKNLSSSSLDSNEEENKLVNHILDDVQAKSVGLDSFKAADLVDNDSPTMLPNFETDPGIWDPPEPECMEDDEPSIADNYEDDEYGSTEWKQPSSLSILDEQQGINHSFREKRQKAMLEEMNRQFKVLVSRFLASEGISFSGLDDGQSWLDIVASLSWKAALLVKPDATEGRAMDPGSYVKVKCVASGSRHQSELIKGLVFKKHAAHKHMPTKFKNPKLLLLQGALGHSAVGLSSFDSMGQEKDYLRSLAEMIEACHPNVVLVEKNISRDIQESLTEKGITVVSDMKLHRLERISLCTGSPIISCANFPAKLILPQCDSFHIERFVEECNNISEGGRKPSKTLMFLEGFSRPLGCTILLKGAQSDELKKIKQVVQYTVFAAYNLILETSFLADQRLLLSDKNAVRERSANFRSRPVLSISSDATKYSDSLEGCLSTVASENALDVPIYNESLGIINDTAFSASQDTSLNSELLHTLSDKSSSIGMLMLLSPLQPQLLLSPLSASQEKFQGVNFQPLKSNHESSRFFMNNRPFDGPSIGPHTLLDVSDHENPVSSDVSEEKIDEVLYFKKTGPARDSTQGIDTDACSTVESKPQDDMESVLNSQSIVVLLSKQCTIKGVICRHSHLSRIRYYGHFDVSLGRFLRDILLNQKSCSSCGKPPEAHMYSYTHQNGNLSVHVRKLPPMLHLPGEAEGKIWMWTRCLRCKDGSGISTRRVVLSSSARYLSFGKFLELSFSCHSVARLSECGHMLHRDFLRFFGLGSKVAVFVYSSVKIYAACKPPPVLDINNPKRQEWLRREMEILLYRGRGLFSEVSNLLQNLKPIYSGTLAKQCVEVSGSLKNLSEVEEMLIQEKAEFEAPLLKAVDHSGQIEITPHEILGLKWLYQELLFELYVWDCRLGRLLQHTNFQQGKDKLVHDDEVPKLPSHEDEPPCFTGSHHAQDMNINLDIESTEASIVTSHSYYKLLDIGPVEVEQSTDLPSPSEGKQSCQVVRVPISGDLQFDHSIQIVEEPYIEKKTDVELKKDEKVAGGEILAASLSNEHSNILDDIYAKSEGPEEMIWTSFSDLKREYRRDLHSGSLHKFEFVNTYSPSHLSPIYQPSSGEMDLLHYSVGPNGNIMSASKDEISSIIACGLAILEDQHGLLDRVGKESGEIHKSYSLTSVNSEICTYWSSVGYSESGINLSRGASSLSFDESSTSISDGSLSVNQLLPSENLHPEVTVGIEKVSGKSIFSVVCIYAKQFYKLRKKYCPSELSYICSLSRCKKWDAQGGKSKAFFAKSLDDRFIIKQIKRTELDSFLKFGPDYFKHVFHSLDSGSDTCLAKIMGVYQVQQNIGGKEIKTDLMVMENLLYGHKISRTYDLKGTVFSRYIPDAKHGEKVLLDQNFVEDMDKSPIYVSGKTKHLLQRAIWNDTSFLTSINVMDYSLLVGVDDERQELVFGIIDYLRQYTWDKQLETWVKASMVVPKNELPTVISPKEYKKRFRKFMARYFLAVPLSWNCDHCSPSCIFCVDSKRNSAKIHNAELPEQS; encoded by the exons ATGAATGGCTTAAGTCCCTATGCCACTCCTCCTCTAAGTCCTATGTCAAGCTATGCGAGTTGTTCTTCAAGCTTTG GTGATATCTGGACTGGTTTGAATTTGCAGGGCAG GGAGGACGGATGTGGTGTTATAGATACTGGTGAAAAACATAGAGGTAAAAGTATCGAGGCTTGTTTTACCAGGACCAGTGCAGATGGCTCTGGGCATCACATTTTAACTGGAAAAAATTTATCATCCAGTTCATTAGACAGTAATGAAGAGGAAAACAAACTTGTCAATCACATTCTGGATGATGTTCAAGCCAAAAGTGTTGGTCTTGACTCATTTAAGGCGGCGGATCTGGTTGATAATGATAGTCCTACAATGTTACCTAATTTTGAAACTGATCCTGGCATCTGGGACCCGCCTGAACCAGAATGCATGGAAGATGACGAGCCCAGCATTGCCGATAATTATGAAGATGATGAATACGGTAGTACTGAGTGGAAACAGCCAAGCTCCTTGAGCATTTTAGATGAACAACAAGGGATCAACCACAGTTTTAGAGAAAAAAGACAAAAGGCAATGTTGGAAGAAATGAACAGACAGTTCAAGGTTCTTGTAAGTCGTTTTTTGGCATCTGAAGGAATTTCTTTTTCTGGTCTAGACGATGGTCAGAGTTGGCTAGACATTGTTGCTTCCTTATCATGGAAAGCTGCACTGCTTGTCAAGCCTGATGCTACTGAAGGAAGGGCAATGGATCCTGGATCCTATGTGAAGGTGAAATGCGTTGCATCTGGTAGCCGGCATCAGAG TGAGCTGATCAAGGGTTTAGTTTTCAAAAAGCATGCTGCCCATAAACACATGCCAACCAAGTTCAAAAATCCTAAACTCCTACTGCTTCAGGGCGCCCTTGGCCACTCTGCAGTTGGTTTGTCATCATTTGATTCAATGGGACAG GAAAAGGACTATTTGAGGTCCCTCGCTGAGATGATAGAAGCTTGCCATCCAAATGTGGTTctggtggagaaaaatatttcccgTGACATACAAGAATCTCTTACAGAGAAAGGAATAACTGTGGTGTCTGATATGAAGCTCCATCGCTTGGAAAGGATTTCTCTTTGTACTGGTTCTCCTATCATTTCTTGTGCCAATTTTCCGGCAAAATTGATACTGCCACAATGTGACTCCTTCCATATCGAAAGGTTTGTGGAGGAATGTAACAATATTAGTGAAGGTGGAAGGAAGCCAAGCAAAACCTTAATGTTTCTAGAGGGATTCTCAAGACCTTTGGGCTGTACA ATACTGCTGAAAGGAGCTCAAAGTGATGAACTGAAGAAGATTAAGCAAGTAGTTCAGTATACAGTCTTTGCAGCATACAATTTGATCCTTGAAACTTCATTCTTGGCAGATCAAAGATTGCTTTTATCTGATAAGAATGCTGTAAGAGAACGAAGTGCAAATTTTAGGAGTAGACCGGTACTCTCAATTAGTTCTGATGCTACAAAGTATTCAGATAGTCTTGAAGGTTGCCTATCTACTGTCGCTTCAGAAAATGCACTAGATGTTCCCATATACAATGAATCATTAGGTATAATAAATGATACAGCTTTCTCTGCCTCCCAAGATACATCATTAAATTCTGAACTTCTACATACGCTCTCTGACAAATCCAGCAGCATTGGCATGCTTATGTTATTGTCACCTCTTCAACCTCAGCTATTGTTATCACCTCTCTCTGCCTCCCAAGAAAAATTCCAAGGAGTCAATTTTCAACCCCTCAAATCTAACCATGAATCTTCACGCTTTTTCATGAATAACAGACCTTTTGATGGTCCAAGTATTGGCCCCCATACGTTGTTGGATGTATCCGATCATGAAAACCCAGTAAGTTCTGATGTTAGTGAAGAAAAGATAGATGAAGTTCTTTATTTTAAAAAGACTGGACCAGCTAGAGATTCAACTCAAGGTATTGACACTGATGCTTGTAGCACTGTTGAAAGCAAACCTCAGGATGATATGGAGAGTGTATTAAATTCCCAGAGCATTGTAGTTTTGCTTTCTAAACAGTGTACAATAAAAGGAGTCATTTGCAGACATAGCCATCTTTCTCGCATAAGATATTATGGGCACTTTGATGTATCACTTGGACGATTTCTGAGAGACATTTTGCTTAATCAG AAGAGTTGTTCTTCTTGTGGTAAACCACCAGAAGCACATATGTACTCTTACACCCATCAGAATGGGAACCTAAGTGTGCATGTCAGGAAACTTCCTCCGATGTTACATTTGCCAGGTGAAGCTGAAGGAAAAATTTGGATGTGGACCCGTTGTTTGAGATGTAAGGATGGAAGTGGGATTTCCACAAGGAGGGTGGTCTTGTCTAGTTCAGCACGTTATCTTTCATTTGGGAAGTTTTTGGAGCTCAGCTTTTCATGCCATTCTGTGGCTAGACTATCAGAATGTGGACATATGCTGCACAGGGATTTTCTTCGGTTTTTTGG ATTAGGATCCAAGGTGGCAGTGTTTGTCTATTCATCAGTTAAGATCTATGCTGCTTGTAAGCCACCACCAGTCTTGGACATCAATAATCCAAAAAGACAAGAGTGGCTCAGGAGAGAAATGGAAATT CTTCTTTATCGAGGACGCGGATTATTCTCCGAAGTTTCAAACTTGTTGCAGAACTTGAAGCCTATATATTCTGGCACACTTGCAAAACAATGCGTGGAAGTTTCAGGTTCACTCAAAAACTTATCTGAAGTTGAAGAGATGCTGATACAGGAAAAGGCTGAATTTGAG GCTCCTTTGCTGAAGGCAGTAGATCATAGTGGACAAATTGAGATCACTCCACATGAGATTCTTGGACTAAAGTGGCTATATCAGGAGCTCCTTTTTGAGTTGTATGTTTGGGACTGCCGTTTGGGTCGCCTTTTGCAGcatacaaattttcaacaaggaAAAGATAAACTTGTACATGATGATGAAGTCCCCAAGCTGCCTAGTCATGAAGATGAACCACCCTGTTTCACTGGTAGCCATCATGCACAAGACATGAATATTAATCTTGATATAGAATCAACAGAAGCTTCCATCGTAACAAGCCATAGCTACTATAAGCTTCTTGATATTGGACCTGTTGAGGTGGAGCAGTCAACTGATCTGCCATCACCTTCTGAAGGTAAGCAGAGTTGTCAGGTAGTACGTGTACCTATATCTGGTGATCTACAATTCGACCACTCTATACAAATTGTAGAAGAACCATATATTGAAAAGAAAACTGATGTTGAGCTTAAGAAGGATGAAAAAGTTGCTGGTGGTGAAATACTTGCTGCGTCACTGTCGAACGAGCATTCGAACATTTTAGATGACATTTATGCAAAATCAGAAGGTCCAGAAGAAATGATCTGGACTTCATTTTCTGATCTGAAAAGAGAATACAGAAGGGACCTCCATAGTGGTTCATTACATAAGTTTGAATTTGTTAATACCTATAGTCCATCTCACCTGTCTCCTATTTACCAGCCATCTAGTGGTGAAATGGACTTGTTGCACTATTCAGTTGGTCCTAACGGTAACATTATGTCTGCTTCCAAGGATGAGATATCAAGCATAATTGCATGTGGACTAGCTATATTAGAAGATCAGCATGGCTTGTTAGACAGGGTTGGAAAAGAATCAGGGGAGATACATAAATCTTATAGCTTGACATCTGTGAATTCTGAAATTTGTACATATTGGTCTTCCGTTGGATATTCAGAATCTGGAATCAATTTGTCACGAGGTGCTTCCTCACTTTCATTTGATGAGTCATCTACCTCCATTTCTGATGGTTCATTATCTGTTAATCAACTGCTACCTTCAGAAAATCTGCATCCTGAAGTCACTGTGGGAATAGAGAAGGTTTCTGGGAAAAGTATATTCTCAGTAGTTTGTATATATGCAAAGCAATTCTATAAACTTAGAAAGAAATATTGTCCTTCTGAACTTTCCTACATATGTTCCCTAAGCCGTTGCAAGAAGTGGGATGCTCAAGGTGGGAAGAGTAAAGCTTTTTTTGCGAAGTCACTGGATGACAGATTCATAATTAAACAAATCAAAAGGACAGAACTGGATTCCTTCTTAAAATTTGGTCCTGATTATTTTAAGCATGTTTTTCACTCACTAGATTCAGGGAGCGATACTTGTCTCGCAAAGATCATGGGAGTATATCAG GTCCAGCAAAACATTGGTGGCAAGGAAATCAAAACTGATCTTATGGTGATGGAAAATCTACTTTATGGGCATAAAATTTCACGAACATATGATCTCAAGGGCACTGTCTTTTCTCGGTACATTCCAGATGCAAAGCATGGTGAAAAAGTTCTTTTGGATCAGAACTTCGTGGAGGACATGGATAAATCTCCCATTTATGTTAGTGGGAAGACTAAACATCTTCTGCAACGTGCCATTTGGAACGATACATCTTTTCTTACT TCTATAAATGTCATGGACTATTCTTTACTCGTTGGAGTGGATGATGAGCGACAAGAGCTTGTGTTTGGAATTATAGATTATTTGAGGCAGTATACCTGGGACAAACAGCTTGAGACTTGGGTGAAAGCTTCAATGGTTGTTCCTAAGAATGAACTGCCAACCGTTATTTCTCCAAAGGAGTACAAGAAAAGGTTTAGGAAGTTTATGGCCAGATATTTTTTGGCAGTTCCTCTTAGCTGGAACTGTGATCACTGTTCACCCTCATGCATATTCTGTGTTGATAGCAAGAGGAATTCAGCTAAAATACACAATGCGGAGCTGCCAGAACAGTCATAA